A window from Flavobacterium gyeonganense encodes these proteins:
- a CDS encoding MFS transporter codes for MKTDNTPWFWIPLLNFASGLPYAVIISVSVIMYKNLGISNEDIGVYTSLLYLPWVIKPLWSPFIELNGTKRKWFLSMQLLISIAFLLVGFTIPTNGFFMMSLAIFWVAAFASASNDIASDGFYLLALKKEQQSFFLGIRSTFYRLSLLAGNGLIVLFAGYLEHKYGDNTKAWSYTMIAVGLLMIFITLYNFIFTPKTEINAVENSQEAHHNQNFGTVFASFFKKKQIGLVLAFILVFRLGESQLLKMLSPFLLDGKEIGGMGLDTEAVGIIYGTFGVGALTLGGILGGIAISKQGLTKWMLPMFLAMHLPIIGFILLAFFHPTSIYYIYAVVILEQFGYGFGFTAFMMYLIHVAEGESKTAHYALATGFMAMGMMLPGMLSGYIQHYLGYQNFFIWVLIATIPGLILSRFLIFPKDFGKKTEEV; via the coding sequence CAAATGAAGATATCGGTGTTTACACCAGTTTATTGTATTTGCCATGGGTTATAAAACCGCTTTGGAGTCCTTTTATTGAATTAAACGGCACCAAAAGAAAATGGTTTTTATCGATGCAGTTACTCATTTCTATTGCGTTTTTACTGGTCGGATTTACGATTCCAACAAACGGATTTTTCATGATGAGTTTAGCAATATTTTGGGTAGCGGCTTTTGCTTCAGCTTCAAATGATATTGCAAGCGATGGTTTTTATTTATTAGCATTAAAAAAAGAACAGCAATCGTTTTTTCTCGGCATCAGAAGTACTTTTTACCGACTTTCACTTTTAGCAGGAAACGGACTTATCGTTTTGTTTGCCGGGTATCTGGAGCACAAATACGGTGATAATACAAAAGCCTGGTCGTACACGATGATTGCAGTTGGTTTATTAATGATCTTTATTACACTTTATAACTTCATTTTTACGCCAAAAACTGAAATAAACGCTGTAGAAAATAGTCAGGAAGCACATCATAATCAAAACTTCGGAACTGTATTCGCCAGTTTTTTTAAGAAAAAACAAATCGGATTGGTTTTGGCTTTTATTCTGGTTTTCAGATTAGGAGAATCGCAGCTGCTTAAAATGCTAAGTCCTTTTTTACTGGACGGAAAAGAAATAGGCGGAATGGGATTAGACACGGAAGCTGTTGGAATAATTTATGGAACTTTTGGCGTTGGTGCTTTAACTTTAGGCGGAATTTTAGGCGGAATTGCGATTTCAAAACAAGGTCTTACCAAATGGATGTTGCCCATGTTCCTGGCGATGCATCTACCAATTATTGGTTTCATCTTATTAGCCTTTTTTCATCCAACATCAATATATTACATTTATGCCGTTGTGATCTTAGAACAATTCGGTTATGGTTTTGGTTTTACTGCTTTTATGATGTACCTGATTCATGTTGCTGAAGGAGAATCAAAAACAGCACATTATGCACTGGCAACCGGCTTTATGGCTATGGGAATGATGCTTCCGGGCATGTTGAGCGGTTATATACAACACTATTTAGGTTATCAAAATTTCTTTATTTGGGTTTTGATAGCTACAATTCCAGGTCTTATTTTATCACGTTTTTTAATATTCCCGAAGGATTTCGGAAAAAAAACAGAAGAAGTTTAA